GCCATATCTTTGCTTCTATTATAGGTATAATGACAAATTTGGTGTCAAAGGGTACATTTTTGGGGGTCAAGGAATCcaataaaacatgtttcacatttaaaaaaccaACAGTTTTCCCCTTTCCATGACAACTGTGGGTAAATATGCACATTTCACATAAAAACTTGTGTCATCAGAGTGACTTTACTTGTCTTTTCTCTTGGTCTTAATTTCCTGTTTGATAGTTCCGATGCCTTTCGTgggaatctacaatgtaaatagtcgtgaaaataaaggacaaacattaaatgagaaggtgtgtccaagcttttgactggtagtgtacatacatacatacatgcatatgTGTTTGAGTAACACTGAGAAGTGAAAATGATGCAGTCCTTAACTTTCCAGTAACGTATTTCACAAACAAGCTAGTCTGCCATAAAGACACCATTTGACTCCACACCActctctgctacatgtgctgcagacagtgcagACAGTGTTGTAAAGGGTCGGAGCTGCTCTGCTGAACAATCTACATAATGATGCATTTTCTGAATTGCCTcaagcatctttttctgtgttaTGATCTGTACCAAAAACTACAGTGGCTGACAGGTGCAAATgcactgcaaacacagaaatgatccaaaaccaaaaactcaaacacataaaaaacatgcaagaaaaaaatgctgcaagagagacatgctgcaatcacagaaacgatgcagaagcaaagacttacaaaatcacaaaacagatgcaaacgaaaaatgctgcaaatatgtaaaaacacacacaaacccccagaacaaccgcaagagaaaaacgctgcaaattcaatccacaacggaagtgcaccagacacaaagaagaacaagaagaacaagaagaagaagcgtTTTTGTCTTGCAGTTGTTGTGGgggtttgtgtatgtttttatgtatttgcagcatttttcgtttgcatctgttttgtgattttgtaagtctttgcttttggatcatttctgtgtttgcagcgcgtttgcacctgtcggccaccgtaaaAAACAGCTTTCATATCAGTCAGCATATATCTGTGACAGGCCAATATCGGCCGATATTATTGGCCAGCTGATATATCAGATAGAAAGCAAACAATTTGCAAAAGTGTAATAGTGTTCAGTAATAGATATCTTCCAGCAGAGTTAGACATGCAATGCTGAAAAAATGCTGTTGGTTGTATATTTTAGCGGTTTTATCTGTTACATTTTAGCATTTAATCAGCTTTAACACTGTACTTTGCTGGCACTTTCATTATTTTTCGCTCCAAATTGAATACAGAGTTGATGTTGCTTGtaagtgaaaataaaaacatcagcgTATTTTCTTAGACATCAggtcagagctcagcatcaaGAGATGTTGGCACTGATTAGAAAAACTCTGACTtgacttttttatttcttcctttttaCAGTTAAGGTCATAAACTCCAACTTcaattgattattttattaaagCTACATGCACTTAAGGAATGTTTTAGACCaacataattattatttttttggtagTTCAGTGtgttatgacaaaaaaacaagacccaTAAGGTCGAGTAAAGTTGGAATTAATGCATTAATCGAAATGCATTTCCCCAGAAGACAGACTGGCCGTACACCACTGAATGAGCTCAATGTTAAATGCGTCCAACGCTGCAGCAGCCTTTGCAGCGCATCATTCTTGTTTCAACAATCATCAGTTATTTAATGTCTTTGATCGGAGCTGTAAATCTCTCTGCAATTCCACATAACGTTCAGCCAGAACCATCCCATTAGCAGCCCACTATATtctatttagtttttattctgcAGCCCTATAAGacagaaatgttgttttattaataaactGGATGAAAAATCATCTTCTGGAACAATATCGCACATATTTGTTTAGACTCATATTCAAATCAAGATGAATATCAATTATGGTACGCTTTGATGTTTAAATGCAGTTTACTGCTTCTAACAGATGTGTTTGATGACGGATCATATCAGCTCATAAATTCATTTCGGGAAGAGCCTTTTGTTGTTTGGAAAACGTCACATCCACGTGACAGGTGAAGGACatgatgaaaacatttcaagGTGACGCGTGAGTCGAATGAGAGAGAGATGAGCTTGACCTGCTGGATCTAAGCAGGACTTTTCATCAGCACCTCGCCCGCAGGcttttatgaaagaaaacaaagagagaggGTTTGTCTGATTCCTcgtgaagaggaggatgaggaggatgagaaGCGAGGAGGAGAAAAGATGAGAGCGTTCGTGTGTCCTTCATTGGCTCCGTGTCCGGCCGAGTCCACTCATCTCCTGCACATCACAGAGTGGGTTGACGATGTGAACAGAAAAGGATAACAGAAACAAAGGGGAGCGTATCTTTGTGTATGAACACAGAGCGATTGTATGAGACTTGAAACGGTGAGAGCCGCTGACCAGAGTCTTTTCTCTTTCGCTGGGCTCCGCTAACTCTTAACACCTCGAGTGCAGCCCTGCACAGCTtggaaaaatgcaattttaacaCCTGACTGGAGTAATGGTTTTGAGAATAACGCCTTTTCGCTCTCTTGCTgggaattaaatgaaaaaaatcaatatcacTCTCATACCATTAAATACGGAGCCAGAGCTGGGAGTTAATTAGCTTAAATTAGCATAATGAGCATTAGCAGAGGGAAACATGTAGCCTTGTCCTGTATGTAGTTTAAAAACACACCTTCCTGCCCCTCTGACACTCTGTTTGCACTGTTTAGTCTGTACTGAAACTGAATGTAAGAACGAATTTGTGGGATAAACCCAGGGGGTAGTTCATCTAGCTTAAATAGCTAGTGAGTGCAGTGGGAAACAGCTCCGTCTCTGTTCAAAGTTCATAACTATGCCTTGCATTGAAAACTGCACTTACAGAAATTCTATTCACGTTTTAGTAAGCTCAGATAACTTCATGTAGCAAAGGTTATGCTAGACAGAAAACCTCCACAAATCTGAACAATTCTCTTCAAGGCAGCATTTCAGCAACAGTTGAACAGAAAAACCAccttaacaggaagaaacctctgGCAGAACCTTGTTCAGGGAGGGCAGCCGTCTGCCTCGACTAGGGTGAgggtaaaagagagagagaagtggaTAGCAGAGAGAAATAAACAATGCAGGAGACAACAGCAAACACTAGGGAGGTTGGTGAGGTTAGTTACTGCAGAAGCAGAACCAGAGATACCGTCCgagaggaaaaaatacaaagtacaGAGAGAGGTGACATGCAGTGGAGGCATATGAATGGATTAAGAGGAGAGGTGTTCATTGCATAATGGGAAGTGTCTCAACAGTCTGGACCTACTGCAGCATAACTAAGGGACAGTTCAGGATCACCTGAGCAGCTCTAACTATAGGCTTTAGTCAAAGTTTTAAGCTAAATCTTAAACTAGAGAGGATGCCTGTCCTCAAAACCCACACTGGAAGTTCATTTATCTGCAGAGGGGTCTGACAGATGAAGATGATCACAAAACTCCTAAAGCAAAGTGCTCTGTTGGGATTATTTGGTACTCTGACATCTTAAAGATACGATGGGTTTCATATGTGAGGAGAAGGGTTTGAAATTGTATTCTTTATTGTACAGGGAGTCAATGAAGGGAAGCTAATACGGGGTAAATATGGACTCTTTTGctggttcaaaagtttggggtctcttagaaatgtccttatttttgaaagaaaataatttttttctgaagttattcagattcagattgttaagtaaatgactattctagctggaaacggctgatttttaatggaatatctccataggggtacagaggaacatttccagcaaccatcactcctgtgttctaatgctacattgtgttagctaatgctgttgaaaggctcactgatgattagaaaacccttgtgctgttatgttagcacatgaataaaagcatgagttttcatggaaaacatgaaattgtctgggtgaccccaaacttttgaacggtggtgtataataacagagaaaatgatCCTCAAATAACATATAATGTGATGATGGTTGAATTTTTGAACTTGAGAAAGAGTCTTGCAAACatttttcctctgcttctcctaTTCAGGCTAACTAAGCAAATCCTATTTTTAGTCATCTGACTCAATAGTCCTTTCATCTAACTCTTGGCAAGAGTGTATAAATGCATTTCCCAAACTGACTTTAAATCAGAGgcacaaaatatgacacattttcTAAAAGACGCTGGATAGGTGTTATTCTTTCAGAAGAAGGCTTTGCTGTCAGCAAAGATAAGCTTATTGATTATCTTCTCCTGCATTTGGAATATCCTGTCATTTCCCAAGTCGGCACGATTGTCTCATCTGAAAAACAATATTTGTTTTAATGACTAGGATAAAGTAAATTCACTCTACAAAGAAACTGTGACAGTTAAGCTGGAGGGAAATAAAGTGGCTTTATTTTCTCAGAAGTACCCACGAAGACATGATTTAAGCTTTGAAAGTACTCTTCTTTCTTTGCCCCAATCTTTGAAAAGTCACTGCTCCTAAATCTGTATTAAAATTGCATATTCACCAGGCAATTAAACACGCAGCTAATGGTGTGAGCTGGCTTAGCTTTGGGGATTCTCTCAACTGGGAacagtgaatatttttaaaagtgctTAACcgcctctaaagactcactattCACGAAGGCCTCGGTGCCAGTTGCACTCGATCAGCATCAACGTATAGGAAAAAAGAGAAGCACAGGAAGTCTATAAGGCAGAGCAACAGTGATGAAATGTGTGAAATGCATCACAACCTTCGTGTTCATCCACCTGTCAAGTGTTTTTGTCAGTCAGATGGCAAATCTCCCAACGGTCACGATTTTGGGTTTCACTCAAACAACTGGATTCTCTTTGATTACTTcattaatttaatcaattcAGCCTCTAATTCGTGGCCCGAGGCTTTTATCGCTGATCCTAATGGAGGCAGgagcagagaaaaacacatcagGAGTCGATGATGGAGTGACTTTGGATGCATTAAGTCATACAGTGTGGTGCGTCTGCCGAGTATCCTCTAGCAAGCTTTTCATTTAGAATGCCTCCTGTGTTTGAGAGGCGCCGGCCATCTGccagattgtttttttgttcgcAGAAACCCAGATAAAGTTGTGAAGGTCGATGTGCTGTGAGGCCTGGGAGGCGACGGTATGCATGCTGAGGAGCTGCCTTTTAGCTTCACAGTGGgacgggagagggagaggaagaaaaggCAAAGGAcggggagaggaagagaaaggggAAGGGGGAAGTTGTCATAATACAATGGCCAGATTAAAACGGGCAGCAGGAGACGAGAGGGAGAAATGAGCGAAGCAGTTCGAGCAGGAATGAATGTGGATCTGAAGATGCATATGAATATGGAGGAGGGAGCAGAGATGCCGACAGGAGGGAGCGTCAAAGACCTCAAAGTGCCAAGCTTCTCGTGTGCTGCTGGGAATTTTGATACACATCTGCAAAAAGCTTCAGACAGCGCTCACCCCCtcctctacttttttttttatcctcccCTTTTCCTCACATATCATAAATGATGCTGACTTGACAGCGAAAGCACCTGTGGCAGTGCATCTGTGGATCAGTGGGCACAGGGTGTCTCTTTCTCTGTTCGTCTGCCATTAGCTTTCCCCGGCTCTGCCTAACAAGCTCCTGGGTGCTTTGTTCTGAATGTACAAGGAGCAAGGAGCTTGGCTTGCGGTTCAAAGAAAACCCCACAGCCAGTGAGCGACTTCAACCAGCTGGTAGAGATACAGAGGGTGAAAGTTGCCTGGCTGCTCCTTCAGCGTGAACTTGGATGTGTTAATCCGTGTGCTTAGAAAGCCAGAGAACTTCTCATGTGCAGTCTAAATCCCCAGCCCTGACTAAATCCTGACGCTTTGTTATGCCTGTCCTCGCTGAAATGAGAAGGTGCAGCAGAGGTTCACACTCAGCTTCACACTCACTTTGTAATACTTCTAAATTGCGTTCCTCCCTCGTGCTCATTTTGAGTAAAGCCAGTGCAGGCTGCAGGACTTTGCTGCTTTTCCTAAACAACATGCGGATTTTGCAAAAAGCTACAAATCTGATAATGAAGGCaccatttaattaaataaacgCAAGAAGTAATTGAATATGTGCGTCTTCCTCCTTCCCCACCTTTGCTGGCAGCTGGACACTTATTGGAAAAAGCTCATCTCCAAGGTGGCAAAAATAAAGGAGTGTTTTGTTGCTGCCCAATGGCCTTTTATAGACATATAcaggtattttttaaatgcatttttttctatggCTTCTTGTCTTCGTATAAATGCAGATTTAGGTTGACTGTAAGCCCAGAGgtaaagaaaattcaaaaagagatctcaaaaatgtttcatttacttctcctagacaactcTGAGATCTGCGTGACAtcaaactgagactaaggcttatttctcctgtgtctcatttttttctcctgagcaataagatgcactaaatctcagtttagtctcctttaaagtttcagaagagatctcaacaagctctcatataattctcagagtttctcaacttttctgtctctttgtgatctcaggcagagaaatcagagagctctctctaagaactcaatctattctcatcccagcttcagttcatgcatctcatactaagctcagacagaataaatgaagagatctccacaaacgctcattgaattctcagactcagatcaacgttttggttgtttttaatcatctagcatgttgactttattgtaatccacatgatattttttttaaattaattaataaagattcagattactttattcatcccaaaagggaaattcatttgtctgtcagctcatctgctatttgctatagaattataaagcctgatcgctgtgggtacaaagatcttctatatctttccGTCCTGCGGTCaagagagaggcccatcacgatattatgagtggatgatccgtggtgtttagaatgataaatccagtcaagtgggaggagagggtgacatgattgaagtcaccatatattattataagtgcctcaagatgtttaggctgtatcctggcaacttcttatttgttgcagcatttgtaaggtgtgtgtgtgcagattaatatacgcatagggtggcatagctcagtgggtagagtggctgtctcacacccagaaggTTGTGCTTTGATTCCAAGTCTGTTgtggaggtgtgagtgagtctcacatattgctcTGTAGAAGTtccactattgttcattttcttttccagaggagaaataaaggagccattaaacacactgtattgagattagcagggtatctcccacaagtctcaagtatgactccctctaattatcctgtctcacctatttctccgagtgaattttaggagaaacgtaTGAGAAACCTtgagacaaaatagaaactaaaatgaggctgacatgagaatctcaaatttgtctcctgagctgtagaagagcaagctttgagcagtaaaattttcctctgggagGTGGTGTTTTGGAACCTTTTGGAAAATACAGGAAttcctcggtttatgacgtcctccACCTACAGCGTTTCATTGTTTCGTCGGAAGTGGTTGTGTGAAACCAGCTTACAAGCGAACCTGGCTAATACGTCATCACGCGGCGCTgtaagacagctttgtttacaatctctggttgtactccaccttggattgtgcttcattcgctaactttttgcccttcattatgagTCCCAAGTGCAAGTCTGACCCTTCTGATGACAGTACTTCATGTCATCAAACCATTGTACAACACAAAATGTTCTGGCAAAGCATCATTATCATTCTACTACAGAGGGAAacagcccaggatgcagcaatggTGTCTCCTCAATATGTCGATGGGAGAACTGTTTTGGTGAAACATTTGCATTCAGGGAAGCAAGCATTGTCTTTAAAATGAGCTATCCATCCATTTCcgatacactgctttatcctccaTAGGGTCACTGGGGTgttggagtctattccagctgacttcgGGCAAAGACAGGGTACACCTTTGACAAGTCATCAGTCCATCACAGACCAGGAATTCAACCTGATGTAGTGTCCACTTATTCTTCCAGAGTCAGACCaatctgcagcacagaatggtctgactgcacttcATTCGCATTCTACTATAGGGTGAAAATGATGCTTTAGCTTCTTGGTATTTCTTTCAACCCGTCACAGTGTAATTGTGCCGAGCTAAGCCAAGGATGCAGCAATGGTGTCCCCTCAAAATAGTGATGGGTTAAAATGGCCATTAAAATGGTTAATTCACCCAAAAACAACTTTCAGGGATGACCTATTCCACGATCCAAACCATTGGCACAACTTGAAATGTCCCTTGAGGTAGGGTGCTCCTCAGAGGTTGTTGTTGAGCGGATTTGTAGCAGCAGAAAGGGACGaaaaaattcacacaaaatgTGCGGCTAATGTCAGGCTTATACCCACAATCCACATCTGGTAAGTCAGACTAAGATCAAGGCTGTATTTCCACTTGTTTGGTTTGCTTTTGACATCGCTTCAGATATGTTTTTGCATTGAAAAGCAGAGATTTTTTCTGAGAACCAATGAAGAAAAATCCAACACTCCACTGTCAGGAAGCAATGGATAGCCAAAGTATATCTACAAGTGTGTTCTCCCCTTCATGCTTTATGCACTAAAATATCAATATACACCTCAGGATGAACCTTGTGTTGAACTAGTGTAACTCAAATATTGCATGTACAAGAATGTGTATAGAATTTCAGTGCAAACTCATCAGACcgtgttttacttcttttcctTCAGGCTACAGTCGCCGCCTTCGCAGCCAGTGAAGGTCACTCTCACCCACGTGTGGTGGAGCTTCCAAAGACGGAGGAAGGTCTGGGTTTCAACGTGATGGGCGGCAAGGAGCAGAACTCGCCCATTTACATCTCCCGCATCATTCCCGGAGGCGTGGCCGAGAGGCACGGCGGCCTAAAGCGAGGAGACCAGCTCTTGTCTGTCAACGGCGTGGTAGGTCTGAGCAGACTTTCATTTTGATATAGCATATGTGAAGTGAGGACAAATAAAGTGGAGGGAGACTGTAGATGACTTTCTCTGTgcctatttattatttaaacctGCCTTCAAAatgctgtatatatatatatcctcaGCGGCAGCCTCTCACAAAGTGTCCTTCATATACTTTGATATGTTAGCCAACAATCAGCGGAGGTCAAAATGTTGCACACGTCTTGAGTAAGGAGCAGAAACCCACAGAAAAACCAGACTCATTCCAAGCAATCACAGGGAATTAAAAATGGAGGAAATATCCTTTTATTCCTTTGAGGGGttgctatttttaaatatatattaaaatcaGATCCCTTTAAAATTCCTCTCCTTCTCCGTCTCTGTAAACCCCCTGCAGAGCGTGGAGGGAGAGCACCACGAGAAGGCGGTGGAGCTGCTGAAGGCGGCCAAGGACAGCGTGAAGCTGGTGGTCCGCTACACCCCCAAAGtgctggaggagatggaggctCGCTTCGAGAAGCTGCGCACGGCCCGGCGgcgtcagcagcagcagctcctcatgcagcaacagcaacagcaaaacCTGGCCTCTCAGCAGAACCACATGTCGTAGGTGAGGCGCTTCATTGCTTTAAGGGTGAGGGCCGGGGGAGGTGGAAGCCAGGAAGTCTTTTTCCCACCACGATAGTTTGCGAGAGGCTTTGCCTCACCTCGAAGCATGGCATTTCAACAACCAAAGAACCAACTCACAGCGGGGAAAAGTTGTTCGAGAGTTGTACTAAAAGCCTTTTGCTGTTGTAGGACCGAGAACTACTAACATCACAAGCTGGGATTAACATTATCGTGACCCGTGAGACCAATCCACCATTGATTGCTGGCTGGTTcattagattttttgtttgcaaattCTAGCAAATCAAACAGTAAAATGCTATTACATGCAACAAAGCAAACTTTCCCTCCCTGTTCTCCCTCCCAAACCCTCTTCCCGCCACCCAATAAGTACAGGGGGTCCTTGACTGAGGTTGTAGTTCCGTTCCTACAGACTGATTTAAGTCAATCTTACATCAATCTGTAGGAAAATCGATACCGCTCTAATGTTTGTACAGTATGTTCCTACAAGCAAGAGACACTTAGCAAAATAACAGCCGTTTCTGCTCTAAACTAACTCTTCTTGGAACTTTAAGCTGTTTGCCACAAAATTATTACAGAACATATTGTGATCCAAAAACAGGCAGACATTGTGAGCTTTTAAAATGCCAGTGTAGATGCGGCTTCATATTTAGCAAACATGTAGGAAGGCTTGTATCCATCTTTTCATCTTTACTTAGTTTCTGGCTTGAAAGTATTGTCAGCTCGTTGTCATGAATTTGTCAATTAAAGTTCATACAGCATGTGTTGGTCTTCTACAAGCTGTATCTCCTAAAAGAATACCTAAAATTAGAATAGTGTAAAATCACTGTAAAGCTCTGCTCTAATggctttttgctttattttggcTGTTCATATGTCTGAGGTCAAACTGCAATGAACACAGTTTATCTTTCAGCTTcaacatggatttttttttccctgtggtGCAGATTGAGATCACAAGTGTCTGCTGTTTTTGGACTGGcatgaaaaaaacaatccaaacaGGGCTAGGGAAATATCCACAGATAGTATTAACTTTTATCTTTTTCTGTGTGAGCACGTGCAGAGCCTCAGGCTTAGCCCTCCCAGCTGTTCCTCTTTCAAAGTGACTAGGCTTTTACAGTCAAAAAAATTCCCGCTGGCAGaatcattagtaactttcacatATTTTCAGACATCTTATTTTGactataaaacacatttaccGTGTATGTCTTGATCAGAACGTTGTTTGTCATGTGTTCAGCTGCAGAAAGTGCAAAAAGTAacacaatgaaacaaacattaaaagaaCTTGGATGAAGAAAAAGTGAAGTGGAAGCAAGTTCACCTCTGCTTTTGAGGTTTGTTCGCCACACTCTCTTTTGCCATGCAAGCACTTTTATTGGCTCGTGTGCAGGTGCTACATCCCAGCACAAAGCCTCAAACCTCAGCGGTGTATTGTGCAAACTGAGCAGCCAGTgtgctctgtgcaaacactACCGCTTCTTCTGTGTTCTGCCAGCGATTCTGTTGTAAGGGTTGTAAATTATTCAAGCTCAAAACCGATTACATCTGTGGCTCGTGCTCTGCAGGTATGTGGATAAGCAGGTAAAGCCTTTACTGTTGTTGAATGCAAGTTAAAGCTGGATGGACAATATTAATGCAACCCAAATTTAGAACAAAGCTCTGCACTGTCAGTCACACCGCAGACACTAATCAGACCATGAACCTAAATCACACAATACGACGCCTAATTCCGCTCAAATTATTTAAGCGCCTCTGTGATGTATTGGAGGCGGGTCCGCGTCCAAGATCTCGGTGGCATCGCCCGTTTGATGGTAAATCCCCCAGGCGTATCTCTTGTCTTGCACTTGGCGCGCTGCAGCTTGGGAAGGTATTTGGGAGCTTGTAGCAGTGTGTTGTGGTGGAGCTACAGACAGGCAACTGAGCAGGGGTCATGTTTTATCAATGCCGGCAAGCCGACCGCAGAGATTTGCTTTGGCGGCCAAGAGATTGAAGTGACACGCACAAGCAGACGAGAGTGCAACATGAGCCACTGGTCGGTCTGGTATCCACCggtctctctccctgtctgtcc
This is a stretch of genomic DNA from Acanthochromis polyacanthus isolate Apoly-LR-REF ecotype Palm Island chromosome 1, KAUST_Apoly_ChrSc, whole genome shotgun sequence. It encodes these proteins:
- the lin7a gene encoding protein lin-7 homolog A isoform X1, whose protein sequence is MATVVQPLTLDRDVARAIELLEKLQESGDVPGHKLQSLKKVLQSEFCTAIREVYQYMHETITVNGCPEYQARATAKATVAAFAASEGHSHPRVVELPKTEEGLGFNVMGGKEQNSPIYISRIIPGGVAERHGGLKRGDQLLSVNGVSVEGEHHEKAVELLKAAKDSVKLVVRYTPKVLEEMEARFEKLRTARRRQQQQLLMQQQQQQNLASQQNHMSLFQKKKK
- the lin7a gene encoding protein lin-7 homolog A isoform X2, producing the protein MATVVQPLTLDRDVARAIELLEKLQESGDVPGHKLQSLKKVLQSEFCTAIREVYQYMHETITVNGCPEYQARATAKATVAAFAASEGHSHPRVVELPKTEEGLGFNVMGGKEQNSPIYISRIIPGGVAERHGGLKRGDQLLSVNGVSVEGEHHEKAVELLKAAKDSVKLVVRYTPKVLEEMEARFEKLRTARRRQQQQLLMQQQQQQNLASQQNHMS